A single genomic interval of Astyanax mexicanus isolate ESR-SI-001 chromosome 4, AstMex3_surface, whole genome shotgun sequence harbors:
- the fcer1gl gene encoding Fc receptor, IgE, high affinity I, gamma polypeptide like, giving the protein MYGLGVFLLLLLNVGSAAALESGGLCYILDGILVIYGIILTILYCRLRLRRNTGDAPEEKQGEGIYQGLKPHAQDTYETLNMKKKKALS; this is encoded by the exons ATGTACGGATTAGGAGtatttcttctgctgctgctgaatgtTGGGAGTGCTG CGGCTCTTGAGTCCGGTGGACTGTGTTATATTCTGGATGGGATTCTGGTGATCTACGGCATCATCCTGACCATCCTCTACTGCAGACTGAGG CTGCGTAGAAACACTGGCGATGCTCCAGAG GAGAAACAAGGAGAAGGCATCTACCAG GGCCTGAAGCCCCACGCTCAGGACACCTATGAGACCCTCAacatgaagaagaagaaagctTTGTCCTGA